The window TTATACATACATCTAGTGTACTAAAATTTAATGGCAGATTCATCACAAAATATTGGTATTTACAGCTACTAGAACATATTTTtatagaattaaaatattggtatatattatACATATGTTTAAATGTATAGTAATATTAGGGATGTGTCAAATCTGATACTTCATCTGTCCCAAAATGTTGATATCTAATATAGGATGTGACATtatctagtactatgaatctggacagataaTGTCACATCCTATACtatatagctatattttagaacggaggtagtactgtaTTTTGACGTAGTAAAACATATCATATGGAATTAAGGGTCAAAGCATAATTTAatcccttttttttcaaaatgaaacAGTTCTGTAAAAGTAGAGGTATTAGCAGATTTTTAATGGACCATTGTAGTATAAGATACAACTCATTTCATTACTGAAAATAAATTAGCCATGGCGCTCGGTGCATGCAACTATGCAAGCTGGAATGGAATTAAATTTGCAAGAGTcaagaggaaggaaggaaggaagaagacCTGTTCGTGCCCAAATTTCGAAGCCAACAAACAACCAACCGAAAAATACTCACAAATTCATTGCCGATActtccgccatctcctccattGCCGTCGTTTGAAATTCAGGTAGAACATGTAGTAGTTGACGCCGCCCAATGCCGTTCGTGATCATGGCGTCTCgtgctcctcctcttctcctcctgctgATCGTGCTCTCTCTCGTCGTCTTAGCAGcattgctcgccgccgccgccgccgatgcatCCGCAGGTAAAGATTTCGTGTGCATTGTCTGATTTATCGCGGCAAGAAGTGTGAAATTTTGATGTgattggtggcggcggcggcggcagtggccggAGGCGGCAggagctcgccgtcgacgacgacgttcGTGCTCGCCGGGGAGCGGACGCGGCGGAAGGATCCTCTCGATGGGCTGAGGCTCTACTCCGGCGGGTGGAACATCAGCGACGAGCACTACTGGGCCGTgagctcctcttcttcttcctcctcctcctcttgatCCATGTCCATCCTCCATTCTTGTTCCATGGCCGTTTCTTGATTTTATTCTGAGCTCGTCGTTCGTGACGACGCGTGCATGCAGTCGGTCGGGTTCACGGTGGCGCCGGTGTTCGCCGCGGCCGCGATCTGGTTCGTCGTGTTCGGCGTCTCGCTCTTCCTCGccggctgctgcttctgctgctgccccggcagcagccgcggcggcggcggctcgtacTCCTGCACGGCGCTGGTCGTCTCCcttgtcctcctcctcgccttcaccgccgccgccgcgtacgTATAATTTCTCCGGTCacctcacctcgccgccggtgagTAAACTAAActaaccgccgccgccgccattgtttGCAGCGTGGGGTGCGGCGTGCTGTACGACGGGCAGGGGCGGTTCGacgggagcacggcggcgacggtggagtaCGTGGCGGGGAAGTCCGGCGACGCGGTGGCGAGCCTGAGGGGATTCGCGAGCTCCATGGAGGCGGCCAAGGCGGCCGGCGTGGGGCCCGTGTCGCTGCCGGCCAGCGTCAAGGGGAGCATCGACGGCGTCGTGCGCAAGAtgagctccgccgccgacgagctcgcggCGCGCATGGCGAGCAACGCCGCCAAGATCCGAGACGCCTTGGAGACAATGTGGGTAAAAAGCTTACTGATGAATGGTAAAATAAACAGTTAATCCGTcgtaaaatatagcaacttaaaATCAGAAAAAACGTATTCTAGTTTGCGAATATAGATATTTCTCTTATTCAGATTCGTCCTACTAAGATAAGATATGCTTCATTCGATtatagattgctatattttataaactaCACCCCGCAGCGCGGGATATATAGATGAATGtatgttatatattataaaaatgatagatttatatgtttaaataatgtgaaGATGGTGATTTGACATTGCTTGCGTGTTAAGTTTTAAAAATACAACTAAATTACAAATGATATATCATATTTGTATGAGATCTAAAATACTCTAAAtaatagtaattgctagtggatgatgatgtggcataccACACACTTGTATGTTGAGTTTTAGGAGTTAGTGGGTACCAAttatatagaaagtatagatacTGCTGTTATGAGTGTTCATAACAAGTATTTTCCTTGATGATGTTCATAGAAATTCTTTTATTTCGGTTGTTCTGTTTGCAGAAGGAAGATTTTGATTGTTGTTGCTGCCACGATGTTGATCCTAGCTGTTCTTGGGCTCGGTGAGAAAACAAGTTCCTTTCCTCTTTGAAGAATTGAAATTGCAAAAACATTTTGTAATTAATCTGTTTGTGCGACTTATTTGGTTCTGCATCTTTTTTTCTCAGCGTTCTCAATATGCGGAATGGAGTCACTCGTCTATGTGTAAGCATGAAAACACTCCTTTAGAGTTTTATGATTTCACTAATTCATTTGACATGCTGAAAttacaaaaaattaaaaagaattgCCCTAGT of the Oryza sativa Japonica Group chromosome 2, ASM3414082v1 genome contains:
- the LOC4328523 gene encoding uncharacterized protein codes for the protein MPFVIMASRAPPLLLLLIVLSLVVLAALLAAAAADASAVAGGGRSSPSTTTFVLAGERTRRKDPLDGLRLYSGGWNISDEHYWASVGFTVAPVFAAAAIWFVVFGVSLFLAGCCFCCCPGSSRGGGGSYSCTALVVSLVLLLAFTAAAAVGCGVLYDGQGRFDGSTAATVEYVAGKSGDAVASLRGFASSMEAAKAAGVGPVSLPASVKGSIDGVVRKMSSAADELAARMASNAAKIRDALETIRKILIVVAATMLILAVLGLAFSICGMESLVYVLVFLGWILVAATLLLCGTFLLLHNVVGDTCAAMGEWVQRPQARTALDDILPCVDTAAAADALARSKDVTHHLVTVLNGVIANVSNAAAAGLPPPLYYNQSGPPVPLLCSPGERCDPGEVDLAAAPRAWRERVCRTTRAAAAAPEVCATVGRLTPAMYAQMVAAASACDALSRYGPVLADMADCAFVRRAFRVVGDEHCPGLGRHSAEVYRGLLAVAVAALASVVLWVAHSRERRRRRDAVELRAAASPYTVHHSHLEEGALLKSPRMMYR